The following proteins are encoded in a genomic region of [Eubacterium] hominis:
- a CDS encoding ATP-dependent zinc metalloprotease FtsH, whose translation MNNKKVISLWPYLLILAILAVLVSYGTGNNTTTFNYNEFMNKAEKLDFDKVEMSMGSTVIDVSGTYKQGKESKSFKVSVPNTETNVKWLTETLSKNKDTVLTTRDPNQESFLMKFFINVFPYLLLAGIAIFFFTKMNSGGSNKAFEFSKSKARIEGNIKVRFKDVAGCDEEKEEVKEIIDYLKDPKKFTDMGARIPKGMLMVGPPGTGKTLLAKAVAGEANVPFFSISGSDFVEMFVGTGASRVRDMFKKAQQTAPCIVFIDEIDAVGRQRGAGMGGGNDEREQTLNQLLVEMDGMGENKGIVIIAATNRPDVLDPALLRSGRFDRQITVNLPDKKGRYEILKVHARNKKLAPDCSLESLAKRTPGFSGADLENVLNEGAILAVRDKRKMITMEDLDEAIDRVMMGPAKKSRKYTDKEKRLVAFHEAGHAVIGIKLEDADMVEKVTIIPRGEAGGYNLMTPREEKMMPTKADFMAQITGLMGGRVAEEVVFDEISAGASNDIQKATKIAKAMVRSWGMSSLGPIQYDDGTGNVFLGRDYGSGSNYSGEIAYEIDKEIRKIINECYERAKQIITEHIDLLTLIADTLIEEETITSEQINNLVKYGTITSPEDALKKQAMANDVEQQIQADNEAAQEVLHDDIQHYDDTPSSQDEEKKKQEKVSFEEAMKELTKSDDYDETKE comes from the coding sequence ATGAACAATAAGAAGGTCATAAGTCTTTGGCCCTACTTACTTATTCTTGCGATATTGGCAGTCCTTGTATCCTATGGAACCGGAAACAACACAACAACGTTTAATTACAACGAATTCATGAATAAAGCGGAAAAGCTTGATTTTGATAAAGTTGAAATGTCTATGGGATCTACTGTCATTGATGTAAGTGGTACGTACAAACAAGGCAAAGAAAGCAAAAGTTTCAAAGTCAGTGTACCTAACACAGAAACAAATGTGAAATGGTTGACAGAAACATTAAGCAAAAACAAAGACACTGTTTTAACAACAAGAGATCCAAATCAGGAAAGCTTCCTGATGAAGTTCTTTATCAATGTATTCCCTTATCTGCTGTTAGCAGGTATTGCCATTTTCTTCTTTACGAAGATGAATAGTGGCGGCAGCAACAAAGCTTTTGAATTTAGTAAGTCAAAAGCCAGAATTGAAGGAAATATCAAGGTTCGTTTTAAAGATGTAGCGGGCTGTGATGAAGAAAAAGAAGAAGTAAAAGAAATTATTGATTATCTGAAAGATCCTAAGAAGTTTACTGATATGGGAGCACGTATCCCAAAAGGTATGCTGATGGTAGGTCCTCCAGGTACTGGTAAGACATTATTAGCAAAAGCAGTAGCTGGTGAGGCGAATGTTCCATTCTTCTCTATCAGTGGTAGTGATTTCGTAGAAATGTTTGTTGGTACTGGTGCAAGCCGTGTGCGTGATATGTTTAAGAAAGCACAGCAGACAGCTCCATGTATCGTATTTATTGATGAAATTGATGCCGTCGGTAGACAGCGTGGTGCTGGCATGGGTGGTGGAAACGATGAACGTGAACAGACCCTGAACCAGTTGTTAGTAGAAATGGATGGTATGGGTGAAAATAAAGGTATCGTGATTATCGCCGCAACAAACCGTCCGGATGTATTAGACCCTGCATTACTTCGTAGTGGTCGATTTGACCGTCAGATTACAGTAAATCTGCCTGATAAAAAGGGCCGATATGAAATTTTGAAGGTACATGCAAGAAATAAAAAGCTTGCGCCAGACTGTTCTTTAGAATCTCTGGCAAAACGTACTCCAGGCTTCTCTGGTGCTGATTTGGAAAACGTATTAAACGAAGGTGCAATTTTAGCTGTTCGTGATAAACGTAAGATGATTACAATGGAGGATCTGGATGAAGCAATTGACCGTGTTATGATGGGACCTGCGAAGAAATCCAGAAAATACACAGATAAAGAAAAACGTCTGGTTGCGTTCCATGAAGCAGGACATGCTGTCATTGGAATTAAACTGGAAGATGCAGATATGGTAGAAAAGGTAACAATTATTCCTCGTGGAGAAGCAGGCGGATATAACCTGATGACACCAAGAGAAGAAAAAATGATGCCGACAAAGGCTGATTTCATGGCACAGATAACTGGATTAATGGGTGGTCGTGTTGCGGAAGAAGTTGTCTTTGATGAAATTTCTGCTGGTGCCAGCAATGATATTCAAAAAGCTACAAAAATTGCGAAGGCAATGGTTAGAAGCTGGGGTATGTCTAGTCTTGGACCTATTCAATATGATGATGGTACAGGCAATGTATTCTTAGGTAGAGATTATGGATCTGGAAGCAACTATTCTGGTGAAATTGCTTACGAAATCGATAAAGAAATCCGTAAGATCATCAATGAATGTTATGAACGTGCAAAACAGATCATTACAGAACACATTGATTTATTGACTCTGATTGCGGATACATTGATTGAAGAAGAAACCATCACTAGTGAACAGATTAATAACCTTGTGAAATATGGTACCATTACTTCCCCTGAAGATGCTTTGAAGAAGCAGGCAATGGCAAATGATGTGGAACAGCAGATTCAGGCAGATAATGAAGCTGCACAGGAAGTATTACATGATGATATTCAGCATTATGATGATACACCATCTTCACAGGATGAAGAAAAGAAAAAGCAGGAAAAAGTCAGCTTTGAAGAAGCCATGAAGGAACTTACAAAAAGCGATGACTATGATGAAACAAAGGAATAG